A single window of Aspergillus flavus chromosome 4, complete sequence DNA harbors:
- a CDS encoding putative alpha/beta hydrolase family protein (unnamed protein product), which yields MAWYSQTVDILRDSVANHHAQLPVLAATGAASLTVGLLLRSLLTDKHPQGSVLHCPRAIVSSSASEAENGEIPLPNDVLPGARDVPTPYGSMRVYEWGPVDGPKVLFVHGITTPCIALGGVAHALADQGCRVMLFDLFGRGYSDCPSDLPQDDRLFATQILLALSTSSVSWTGAGSGKFSLVGYSLGGGIAASFASFFPQLLSSLVLLAPAGLIRDSQISFQSRLLYSRGLIPERVLGFLVGRRLRAGPLTTPKPKSQKINAADALTEELPSQGGANTQLLSRAYPHVTVPGAVKWQVNCHAGFVHAFMSSMQHGPILQQRQRESWERLGEYLSAQSKLSPEEQQDNGLPSDKVIIMCGEHDSVIVKDELVPDATSALQGNVEFRYFNAGHEFPSTKYDDVARALLEVLH from the exons ATGGCATGGTATAGCCAGACTGTTGACATTCTTCGCGATTCGGTTGCGAACCACCACGCCCAACTTCCCGTGCTCGCTGCGACAGGGGCGGCCTCGTTGACTGTGGGGCTCCTCTTGCGCTCGCTTCTCACCGATAAGCATCCGCAAGGTTCTGTACTCCATTGCCCCCGAGCTATAGTCTCGTCCTCCGCGTCAGAGGCAGAGAACGGTGAAATTCCTCTCCCAAACGATGTGCTCCCGGGGGCTCGTGATGTGCCGACTCCGTATGGATCGATGCGAGTATATGAATGGGGTCCAGTAGATGGACCGAAGGTCTTGTTCGTCCATGGTATCACCACGCCGTGTATTGCCCTCGGTGGAGTGGCGCATGCACTGGCAGATCAAGGATGTCGAGTTATGCTATTCGACTT GTTTGGAAGAGGGTACTCGGATTGCCCGTCCGATCTCCCTCAGGACGATCGACTCTTTGCGACCCAAATATTGCTTGCTTTGAGCACATCTTCAGTGTCGTGGACCGGAGCTGGTAGTGGTAAATTTAGCCTAGTTGGCTACTCATTAGGAGGAGGGATAGCAGCATCTTTTGCGTCGTTCTTTCCCCAGCTACTCTCTTCGCTGGTGTTGCTTGCCCCGGCGGGCTTGATACGTGACTCTCAGATCAGCTTTCAGTCACGGCTCCTTTATTCCCGCGGCCTCATTCCAGAACGTGTCTTGGGTTTCCTTGTCGGCCGTCGTCTCCGTGCGGGCCCACTAACCACGCCGAAACCCAAATCTCAAAAGATTAACGCCGCGGATGCATTGACCGAGGAACTTCCCTCGCAAGGAGGCGCCAACACTCAACTGTTGTCTCGAGCGTACCCGCATGTTACTGTGCCCGGAGCTGTTAAATGGCAAGTTAACTGTCACGCTGGCTTCGTTCATGCTTTCATGTCCAGCATGCAACACGGGCCGATCTTGCAGCAGCGCCAACGGGAATCATGGGAGCGCCTGGGTGAATATCTATCTGCGCAAAGCAAACTGTCGCCTGAAGAACAGCAGGATAACGGTCTCCCCAGTGACAAAGTAATTATTATGTGTGGCGAACATGACTCGGTTATTGTCAAGGACGAACTCGTCCCAGATGCTACTTCTGCTCTTCAGGGAAACGTGGAATTCAGATACTTTAATGCGGGACACGAGTTCCCCAGTACAAAATATGATGACGTCGCACGCGCCTTATTGGAAGTGTTACATTGA